A window of Christiangramia forsetii KT0803 contains these coding sequences:
- a CDS encoding efflux RND transporter periplasmic adaptor subunit codes for MKYIYIVCISLFLFSCGNNEEEGHAHDAEGNHVGSEVPAISKTIWTDQTELFVEFPALVEGKTSKFAAHFTVLDKHQPIRKGSVTVSLIQGDSGIRHKVESPSSPGIFSPALQPKEPGTYDLVFDLKTPEYSDRIVIEDVQVYASAAEASENITEAEDAGISFLKEQAWKIDFQTEPVTDGEVYDIVHTSGVWQAAPGTYKSLAAGANGMVNFALDNLTEGTEVKKGQLLMTLSSEGLSSNNIQAEIAQAKARYDQAKAEYERKKELYEDKIVPKAEFERVESDFRVAESNYRALASNYGAGGKQIRAPFDGFIKSISTSNGDYVEQGANLVSIGTDKSRLLKTQLSASHNPSKEAIASVWYRNDEGIWSEVEDGSIVSVGKEVEDRKPMIPVFIKVNDVVEMPEGSFTEVQIALGEAETGIVVPEAALLEDYGNFSVIVQTGGESFERRPVKIGKRNGKNAQVLSGLEARDVVVTTGNYQVKMASMSGQTPAHGHDH; via the coding sequence ATGAAATATATTTATATAGTATGCATCTCGCTTTTCCTATTTTCCTGCGGAAATAACGAGGAGGAAGGCCATGCGCACGATGCAGAAGGAAATCACGTAGGCTCAGAAGTTCCCGCGATCAGTAAAACCATCTGGACAGACCAGACGGAGCTTTTCGTTGAATTTCCGGCTTTAGTGGAAGGAAAAACCAGCAAATTTGCAGCTCATTTTACTGTTCTGGATAAACACCAGCCGATTCGAAAGGGCTCGGTTACAGTGAGCCTTATTCAAGGAGATAGCGGAATTCGGCATAAGGTGGAATCGCCGTCTTCACCCGGAATTTTTTCACCCGCTTTACAGCCAAAAGAACCGGGGACTTACGACCTGGTTTTTGATCTGAAAACTCCTGAGTATTCAGACAGGATCGTAATTGAAGATGTTCAGGTGTATGCCTCGGCTGCGGAAGCTTCAGAAAATATAACGGAAGCTGAAGATGCCGGCATTAGCTTTTTAAAGGAGCAGGCCTGGAAGATCGATTTTCAAACAGAGCCTGTTACAGATGGTGAAGTTTATGACATTGTGCATACATCAGGAGTATGGCAAGCCGCTCCGGGAACATATAAGTCCCTTGCAGCAGGAGCTAATGGAATGGTAAATTTTGCTTTAGATAACCTAACGGAAGGAACCGAGGTGAAAAAAGGTCAGCTGTTGATGACTTTGAGCAGCGAAGGACTTTCTTCCAATAATATCCAGGCAGAAATCGCTCAGGCCAAAGCCAGGTACGATCAAGCGAAAGCTGAATATGAACGAAAAAAGGAACTTTATGAGGATAAAATTGTGCCCAAAGCGGAATTTGAAAGGGTGGAAAGCGACTTTCGGGTAGCCGAATCTAATTACCGTGCACTTGCCTCCAATTACGGAGCTGGCGGGAAGCAAATCAGGGCTCCATTTGACGGATTTATAAAATCCATCAGCACGTCAAACGGGGATTACGTAGAACAGGGAGCTAATCTTGTTAGCATTGGAACTGACAAATCACGTTTGCTTAAAACGCAATTAAGTGCCTCTCATAATCCAAGTAAAGAAGCTATTGCGAGTGTATGGTACAGAAATGATGAAGGCATCTGGAGTGAAGTAGAAGATGGATCGATTGTTTCCGTAGGGAAGGAAGTGGAAGATCGCAAACCAATGATCCCTGTCTTTATTAAAGTAAACGATGTAGTTGAAATGCCAGAAGGCAGTTTTACTGAAGTACAGATCGCTCTTGGAGAGGCTGAAACCGGAATTGTGGTGCCTGAAGCTGCATTACTCGAAGATTACGGTAATTTTTCTGTGATCGTACAAACCGGCGGAGAAAGTTTTGAAAGAAGACCTGTAAAGATCGGGAAACGAAACGGAAAGAATGCACAGGTACTTAGCGGACTTGAGGCCAGAGACGTTGTCGTGACCACCGGAAATTACCAGGTTAAGATGGCTTCAATGTCCGGACAAACACCTGCTCATGGGCATGATCATTAA